The region ATGAAATTTTGTAGACTTCTTGCATTTACACTCCATGTTAGCTCTGTTTTATAGCACTCTGGTAAGCAGTATTTTACTATGTCAAGGCTAGTTGTTGTGTTTGCTAAAATTTTACGTAGATTTTCAAGTGCGGCGATACTAGCGTTATCTACTATTTCATTACCAGTTAGAACGATGTAGCCTTTGACACGTTCAAATTCGCCTTGTTTAAACTCCGCTTCATTTTTTAGCTCTTTTAGCGTGTAGCGAGTTGATTTTACGCTTAGACTTGCAATGCGATGTCTTGCTAATTCTTGCAATAAAGCACGTGAAATTCCTTGAATATAAAAATTATAATAAAGGTGTTCAAGCGTTGAGGCGTGTTTAAATTTATTACCAACTCTATCTATTAACTCTATGTCCTTCTCTCCGCCATTATCACCCTTATCAAAGCTTTGCCAACACGTGCGGATAGCGTGTGAACATATATTTAGTGGAGTGAAATTCATTAAAGTTACTTGCATAGTTTGCCTTTGTTATTTTTCGATATTTTAGCTTTTTGTGGCTTTAGAGTTGGTAAAAGTTAAATCTTTATCTTTATTATCATAAATAAAAAAATAATATTTTTATCTTCATTGTACCAAAGTACAATAGACTAATGTAAAATTTTTAAGTATAATCCTTCGTATAAAACTTAAATAATCCATAAAAAGGAACAATAATGGCAACTCAAATTGGAACTCTAAAACAAACTTCAGGTATTGTTACGGCAGTAGATGCGAATGGCAATGAGAGAATTTTAAGTGCTGGAGATGAGATCTTTTTAGGTGATATCATAAAGACACAAGGAAGTAACTCAAGTGCAGTCGTATCGATGAATAATGGTAAAGATATTACTATATTTGCAAACGATACATTAAGCATCGACCAAAGTGTAGCTATAGATAGAAATTTTGAAGATAATACAATAGCAGATGCTACTAGCTTACAACAAGCTATACTACAAGGAACTGACTTAACACAGCTTGAAGAGACAGCAGCTGGTGCTGGCGGAGCACCTGGTGGAAATGGTGGTACTGCTCAATTAAATGAGAGTTATTTTATCGAAGGTGGACATTATTCAAACGTAAATGCTACTACAAGTGAAATATATGATCTTGCTGGATTAGGCACTAGTGCTGGTTTTTCAGGCGTTAGTGGTGCTAGTGGAGTAGTAGCAGATGAGATAATAAGTGATACTAAACTTCCAGATGTAAAAATCACAGAGGTAACTCCTATAGATACTGACTCTAAAGCAGATGATAAAGCTGAGAAAGTAAATGTTAAAGGCGAAACCGATCAGCCTAATACTAAAGTTATTGTAAAAGATGGAGATGGTAATGTAATAGGCGAAGGTACTACAGATAGCGATGGTAACTTTGATATCACTATAGATACTGGTAAAGTTCAACCAGGTGATAAGGTAACTGTAGAGGTAACTGATGAGAATGGTAATACAAATTCAGCTGATAAGAATGCTGGTAATATAAAACATACAGGCGATAACACAGCTCCAGATGTAACTGTTGAAGAGGTAACTCCTATAGATAGTGGTAATCCAGCAGATGGTAAAGCTGATCAAGTAAAAGTTGCAGGTAACTCTGATGAGCCTAATGCACCATTTATCGTAAAAGATAAAGATGGCAATGAGTTAGGTAGAGGTACTACAGATAGCGATGGTAACTTTGATATTACTATAGATACTGGTAAGGTTAAACCAGGTGATAAGGTAACTGTAGAGGTAACTGATAAGGCTGGTAATACAGGTGAAGGCGAGAAGATTGCTGGTGATTTAGATTATCCAAATGATAACGAAGCTCCAGACGCTCCTACTATAACATTCACAGAGGATGCTGATAATAATGGTGTATTAAATAAAGCAGAGAATGGTGATAGCACAGGCACTACTACTGTTAAAGTAACAGTTCCAGATAATGCTGTAGTTGGCGATAAGATAGTTATTAGCTACACTGATGCAGAAGGTAACGATCAAAAAACAGAGATAACCATAGATGGTAATGTTAAAGCTAATGGCACTGAGATTGAAATTCCAGTTAAAGATGGTAAAACATCTGTAACGGCTACAGTAGTAGATATGGCTGGTAATGAGAGTGAGAGTGCAACCGGAAGTATAGAAGTAGATACTAAACTTCCAGATGTAAAAATCACAGAGGTAACTCCTATAGATACTGACTCTAAAGCAGATGATAAAGCTGAGAAAGTAAATGTTAAAGGCGAAACCGATCAGCCTAATACTAAAGTTATTGTAAAAGATGGAGATGGTAATGTAATNNNNNNNNNNNNNNNNNNNNNNNNNNNNNNNNNNNNNNNNNNNNNNNNNNNNNNNNNNNNNNNNNNNNNNNNNNNNNNNNNNNNNNNNNNNNNNNNNNGGTAATGTTAAAGCTAATGGCACTGAGATTGAAATTCCAGTTAAAGATGGTAAAACATCTGTAACGGCTACAGTAGTAGATATGGCTGGTAATGAGAGTGAGAGTGCAACCGGAAGTATAGAAGTAGAGGCGGTAATTCCTGAGATAGAATCTATGAGCTTTATAGATGACGATAAAGCACAAATTGATAGCATGATAAGTTATTTTGAAAATAAAGGACTATGTCATGATTTTGATTCAAGCAGATATGTTGGCGACATCACTAAAGACGAAACAGATACTAGCTCAACCATTAAAAATTTAACCAACGACGCCAGCCAAGAGGCTAGTGTAAAATTATCGTCTGCTTTACCTAGCGGATATGATCTAGTTGTATATGGTTCAGATGGTAAAGTCGTAGCATCTACTCAAGATGGCACACTTACATCAACTGATGGTGTTACGTATAACTTTACAAACAACATCTCTGCTGATGGTAGCTATACATACACCGCTAAGATCGAAAACAACGGCGTTTCTGTAAGCAACGAAAAGAGCGTAAGTATGACACTAGATAGCCATATGGATATAGTAGTTGATAGCACAAGCTACAAGCATAGCACTATAACCTTAAAAGGCGAAGAGGGTGCTAAGGTATTTTTAACATATAAGAATGATAGGGGCGAAACACTTCGGGTAGATGCTAGCGAAGCTAATGGCACATATACGCTAAATTTAAATGAAAAAGGAAGTTGGCACCCTTCGTTTTATGGAAATGCTCAAATTTTCATGGTCGATGCAGCTGGTAATGTCTCTCAATCTGGTATCGCTATGCTAGAGAGAGTATATTCTGATGGTGGACATATGAATTCAGGCTTTGATAAAGATCGAACTATAACGTATGATACCTATCATAGCGGTTCAAATATCCAAATGACTACATCTGCTGATAAAGGCTATCTAACAAGCGATGCTAATGATATGATTATTACTAATACATATGTAAGTGGTACAGAGCCTTCAATCATCAACACCTATGGTGGTGATGATACGGTATTTATCGGAACAAATCTAAGTAAGGGTAAAGTTGATCTAGGCGAAGGTAATAATAAACTAATAGTAGGCACTTCTGATTCAAAAATTATTGATGGATATATTACAGCTGGTGCTGAAGTAAAAGCTGGCTCTGGCGATGATATCCTTAGTGTTAGAACAAATATAGATGGATCTAGAATAGATCTAGGAGATGGTGATAACACTATAAGCGTGGGTAACTATATTGTCAATTCTACCATAACCACTGGCTCTGGCGATGACGTCCTTAATGTTAAGGAAAATTTCCGTGGTGGCGCTAATGCAGATCTAGGCGATGGCAATAATACTATAAACATAGACGGTGCTGTTCAAGCTAATGCTTCTATAACCACTCACTCTGGAGATGATACTATAAATATCAAGTATCAAGTTGTAGATTCTACTATCGATACCGGTGCTGGCAATGATACATTAATTATCGGTGGTAGTGTTAATTTAGGTAACAAGATATATATGGGCGACGGAGACGATGCTTTGAGTATAAGAGGTGGTATTGGTGTAGCATCAACCAAAATTGATCTTGGTGCTGGAAACGATACCGTAACTGTATATAATAGCAAAGATACAATAGCCAATATAGATGGTGGAGATGGATACGATACTTTGGTTCTTCATGAAGCGAAAAGCTCTGTAGATTTTACAAATATAAGTAATCGTGTTAACAATATAGAAGAGATCTCATTAGCTGCTGATGGTAAGGCTAATACTATCAAAATCAGTGCTCAAGATGTGCTTGATATAACAGATGATAATAACATCTTAAAGATATCTACTAGTGAAGATGGAATCGTCGGTGATAGTGTTAAACTTGAAACCGGTAGAGGTAGTTCGACTTGGACTAAAGGTGAGTCAAGTGATGGCTATACATCTTATACGGCTATGTCTGGCGGCAAGACAGTTGTTATACAAATAGATGACGATATAAGAGTCGATCTATAATCAACAAGGGGAGCTATCCCCTTGTTTTTAAATCTCAAAACAGATATAAATAATATAAAAATACTACATTTAATAACACAATAATAAAATTTTAAAAACGATAAAAGTCTGAAATTTATAAGAATTTGAAGTTAAAATTTGGTGTCAAGAGAGAGACTTGAACTCTCGACCTCCGGCTAATAAAAAAGCTGGCATAATATTTGGTAAAAAGGTAAATCATCCCGGCATAAAGGCAAATCCATATCTAATAAAAGCATGGGATATATATGCAAGCGGTGGTTTAAATCGTGTAAGTAATGAGCTAGCGGTAAACGTAGGTAAAGAGATAGCAAAAGATATAAAAATTATTTTTAAGTAGACCTTAAAAGCAGATTTAAAAATATAAAAATTCTCATTTTTTACCTTGATTTTATAGGAAATGATATATAATCCGCAAAAATATTAAAGGCTTTTTATGAATTTTACAATTATGGATATTGTTGTGATTGTGGGTGTTGTTGCCACAGTAATAGGTGTTATTGTTGCCTATAAAGCATATAAAAAGACGTCTAAAACAAATGTCGGCAATAATAACATTTTAAATAACACAAATAGCAATATCGTAATCAACGGCGATCAGAATATAAACAATAATGTTAGACAATAATATTTCAAATAATACAAATAGTAATATTGTAGTAGGAGGCAGTCAAACTATAAACAGTATTACTATAAAGATAAATATCGACATAGGGAGATTATCAAACATTTGCGAGACCAATGCAAAAGAAATTATAGGGTTATTAAGTAAGCTTGAAAGCAATTTGGCGATAGAATATGACGACAACTTTATTAATATAGATGTTAAAAACAAAATAAACGAACTAGAACTATTTTATACAGAATTTATAAAAGAAGAAGAAACTAAGCTTGCGATTTTAGACGATTTTTTTAAAGACAATAATTTAACAAAGCATATAGAGAAGGCAGCAAAAAGTATCAGAATGAGTATTTTTTCTTTTAAAAATAGAAACTCTAATAGATTAAATCCCGATATTTTTAATCAGATTATACAAGAGCACACATCAAGTATAGATGATAATGACATTAAAGACGTAATGCAGCTTATTATATTTTATTTATATAGATACTGCTATATCGGTGAAAAAAATGGAAACTAGATATATAAAGACGCATAGAAGTAAAGATATAAAAAGAAGTGTGCTAGTTGTAGCAAAAGAAATATTAAAAAGACTAAATACGCAGTATGGAACAAAACTAGGTCTTATATACAAAGAGATAAAAAGGCAAAACAATATTCAGCAAGCAGATTTTACGTGTGCTTTAAATTTTCTATTTATTTTAGGACAAATTGAGTATATTAAAGAGTATGATGAACTCATAAGGGTAAAGCATGAAACTATCTAAAATTTATGCAAATAGTGAAATTTTTAAGCCGATAATATTTAACGATGATATGAATTTTATATTAAGCGGCGATCATAGTGTAGGTAAAAGTACGCTATTTGCTTTAATAGACTTTTGTTTATTAAAAAAGGATAAAGGCGTATTCGATAGAGAAAATTTTAGAAATTTCATTTTCTATTTGGAATTAAAATCTAAAGATTGCTATATAACCATAAAACGACCTACGCAAGGTAGGGCTAATATAGGCATAAAAATAACGCAGGCCCCCGAGCTTTTATCAGACTGTGATAATTTTGACAAAATAGGCGGTATAAATACTATCAAAGAGTATCTAGACTCTATATTGAATTTTAAAGTTGATAACTTCAGAAGATACTTGTCATATTTTTTAAGAGATCAGGATAACCAAAGCGATATTTTTAGGCTCAATAAATTTTTAAAAGACAAAGATATAAATTTTAAGCCAATCGTTGCTAATTTGCTTTCTATAGAAGGCAAAAACATAAAAGAAAAATATGACATAGAAAATGATATAAAAAAAACAGAGCAAGAAATAATTTTACTCGAGGAAGATTTAGGGGACTATACAACTAAAGAGCAGATTGAAGCAGAGCTAGTAATATATGAACGACGCCTAAAAGAAAAGGACGGGATGTATGAGAAATTTGATTTTTATCTATCTGAAAAAAATATTAGCAAAGAGCTTGTGGACAAGATAGAAACAGACACGTCTGTATTAAATAAAAGGCGAAACTCTATTATGAGAGAGATTGCCTATATAGATGAATTTATAAAGCAGGATATAGTCATTAAGGAAGATGATTTGGAGGCTCTCTTTAAAGAAATGGAAGTATTGTTTCCTAAGGAGCTAAGAAAAAACTATCAAAATGTCATAGATTTTAATAAACAGCTAGCAGAAGAAAGAGCAAAAACCTTTAGTGAAAATAAAATAAAATTTGAAAAAGATTTGGAACATATAGATTCTAGCCTAATGGAGCTTAACAAGAAAAGAATGCAAATTTTATCCGTCCTAGAAAATACAGACAGCATGGATAAATTTAAAAAACTTCAAGAAGAGATAACAAATCTAAAAATAGAGATTGGTTTACATAACAACAGACTAAATAAATTTAATCTTATCGACAATAAAAAAGCAGAAATAGTTTCACAAAAGAATAGCCTAAATCTTGTGATTGAAAGGAATAAAGAGCTTGTAAAAACCTCTTTTATAAAACAAATACAAGAAAAAATAAGTGAATATAGTGCTATCGTATTTGGTAAAGATGCTGCTTTTTCGGTCGGGTTTAACAAGGAAGATAACATAGAATTTGATTTAAAAATAGCAGGAGAAAAAGGCTTTGATAATGACTTAGAAAAAGGCAAAACTATAAAAAAATTACTATGTTTTATTTTTTCTGCAGCACTTTTAGAAATGTACAAAAATGATAATTTCTTTCATTTTTTAGCATTTGATAGCCCGTTTGACGGCGACAAGAACGAATGGCAAAAAGGAACATTTGAGGCCATTAAAAAACTATCTAATCAAGGGCTACAAGTTATTATAACATCAATAGATGATGTTATAGCACCAGTTTTAGATATGAAAGAAATAGAAAGTAAAACAATTAAATTTTTATCTGAAAAAGATAAGCTATTGGGTAGTTTCTAATTTTATTTAATAATATACGCCTTTCCTCTCTTATCCCTAACCTTTTCAAAATAGCTTAATGCAAGCACTAAAGCCCAAAACCTATCCGCGTGGTCGTGCTCGTTTCGGTCGCTATCGTATGTGAAGCTTTTTGCCTCTGCTTTTCGCTTGATAGCGTGAAGATCGGCGATGAGAGAGGGATCGTTTGGTATGATTATGCTTTTATCCTCAAAGTGCTTTTTTAAATTTAGAGCCATAGCTTCTTTTGAAATAGCCGTAAAATACACTCCCTGCGTACGTGACGGAAAGCGTCTTTTTACCTTTTCGGCTACGCTCATGCCTATACCCGTCTTGTCTATCTTTTGCATAGCCAAAGGATTAAGACGCAAAAAGTCGATGAGTAGATTTTCTTGTGCCTTAAAGCTTGCTTTGGCGATCACGTCAAACACACTTAGCTTTTTTACGCCATTTTCATCAAAAACGGCTATGTGAGCACTTCTATCCTTTGTGCGTCCCACGTCAAATCCTGCGTATTGCGGAGTATTTTTAGATGGCAAGGTTACGCGGTAGTCGCCCACGCAGCTTTTTATAAGCTCGACGCTTAAAAGCACGTTTTCATCGTCGATAAACTGACACTCGTAGGCACTCGCCCAAGTATCGGCGTCAAACAAATCCCGCATCGTCTCAAGATCAAAATTTAGTCCGTCCTCTATTGCTCTATAAATATCTACTCGGTGGCGAGAGAACATATAGTATTTTACCTCGTCGCTAAAAAGCTCGTGAAAAAGACTATGCTCTTCAAACGGCGTCGAAAGTATGGTTAGCCTACCGGCTAGCTCCGATACTTGGGACGAATGCGTGCCAGATACGCTTTTGGTTTGGATACCATGCAAACTCGTCCATCCAAATATCGCCGGTAAAACCCTGCACAGTTCTAAAGTTATGAGCCATTACGCGGATAACCGCACCGTTATCAAGGCTTTTTTCATATTCGCTGTTTTTAGCAAAAGCTATGTTAAATTTCGCCGCCCAGCCGTCAAGATAGTTCATTAAAATTCTAGCCTGCTCCTCGTTTGCACTTAAAAATAGCTGATTACGTCCCGCGACGGCTCCAAGTAACGCATCGAGGCTTGAAGCGTATGAAAAGCCTATTTGACGAGATTTTAGCACGATGCGAAACTGCGAGGTATCGTTTATAAAATCCTTTTGATACCCATAAAGTCCACCTTTGTTTAGCACGATTTGCTTTAGGCTCTCATAGTCCGAGTTCATCAAAATTGCCGGCTTTTTCTTATTTTTTACCTTTTGCTCTTTTGCTTTTACGACTTCAAGCCTTGAAAGAGATGCACTAAGCATGGCGATTTGTTTGGCTTTGCTATAGCTGCTTTTACCCTTGCTAAGCGCTGCGATCTGAGCCTTTAAATTTTGGATCGTAGGAGCGTCGTCGCTTTTTAGCTCTTTTTTCCAACGCGAGAGAGTAGCACCGTTTATGCCGTATTCTTTTGAAATTTCTACGGCGGAGTAGCCGCTAGCTAGTAAATTTAAAATAAGTTCTTTGTTTTGTTTTGAGTATGCCATCACTCATCCATGCAAACGGAGTTAAAATAGCAAAGTGTAAAATCAAAATTTAATATATCTACGCCCCTCTCATCGGTGGCGTCCACGCTTGATGATTTAAAATTTAAAAGTGGAGTTAAGCTCATAAGCTCTTTTAATACCGCCTCACCGCTTGCTATGGGCACGATAACGGTTAAAACGGCTTTATACTCTACGTGATTAAGCACGTTTCGTTCGGATATAAATAGCTTAAAATCATCGTCATGTTTTAAAACTAGGCTCTCACAAAGGGCCAATAGCTGCTTTTCGGTTGTGATATTTTCTACTTCCATACTCTCTCCTTAAACTGCGGCGTAAAAATATCCGCCGGTATTTTTCTTTGTAATAAGCTTATAAAATTTATCCATCCAATACTCCTCCCACTGTTTAACGTCTTTAAAGGTATCTAAGCTTTCGTCGTATTCGTTTGCTCGTTGCTGAATTTTTAGCCAAAGCTTTTGCCCTAAAAGCACGATGGTGTAAAATACCCTCGCTTTTAGCAGGTTTTTAAAATCCACGCTAAATTTTGCTATCTCAAAATCGGTCATCTCGACATACGGGATAATCTCATCATCGGTTATCATTTTAAGTTTATTATATCTGCGAATTTCGGTTAAAATTTCATCCATATTGTTTTTACTCCTTTACTTGTATTTAAAACCATCTTCAAAACGGCTTCAAAAACGA is a window of Campylobacter anatolicus DNA encoding:
- a CDS encoding terminase large subunit domain-containing protein, producing the protein MAYSKQNKELILNLLASGYSAVEISKEYGINGATLSRWKKELKSDDAPTIQNLKAQIAALSKGKSSYSKAKQIAMLSASLSRLEVVKAKEQKVKNKKKPAILMNSDYESLKQIVLNKGGLYGYQKDFINDTSQFRIVLKSRQIGFSYASSLDALLGAVAGRNQLFLSANEEQARILMNYLDGWAAKFNIAFAKNSEYEKSLDNGAVIRVMAHNFRTVQGFTGDIWMDEFAWYPNQKRIWHAFVPSIGASR
- a CDS encoding ABC-three component system middle component 6, translating into METRYIKTHRSKDIKRSVLVVAKEILKRLNTQYGTKLGLIYKEIKRQNNIQQADFTCALNFLFILGQIEYIKEYDELIRVKHETI
- the thyX gene encoding FAD-dependent thymidylate synthase — encoded protein: MQVTLMNFTPLNICSHAIRTCWQSFDKGDNGGEKDIELIDRVGNKFKHASTLEHLYYNFYIQGISRALLQELARHRIASLSVKSTRYTLKELKNEAEFKQGEFERVKGYIVLTGNEIVDNASIAALENLRKILANTTTSLDIVKYCLPECYKTELTWSVNARSLQNFISLRSSKSALWEIRNLANALYDALPAEHKFIFEKCIIQETK
- a CDS encoding retention module-containing protein, translating into MATQIGTLKQTSGIVTAVDANGNERILSAGDEIFLGDIIKTQGSNSSAVVSMNNGKDITIFANDTLSIDQSVAIDRNFEDNTIADATSLQQAILQGTDLTQLEETAAGAGGAPGGNGGTAQLNESYFIEGGHYSNVNATTSEIYDLAGLGTSAGFSGVSGASGVVADEIISDTKLPDVKITEVTPIDTDSKADDKAEKVNVKGETDQPNTKVIVKDGDGNVIGEGTTDSDGNFDITIDTGKVQPGDKVTVEVTDENGNTNSADKNAGNIKHTGDNTAPDVTVEEVTPIDSGNPADGKADQVKVAGNSDEPNAPFIVKDKDGNELGRGTTDSDGNFDITIDTGKVKPGDKVTVEVTDKAGNTGEGEKIAGDLDYPNDNEAPDAPTITFTEDADNNGVLNKAENGDSTGTTTVKVTVPDNAVVGDKIVISYTDAEGNDQKTEITIDGNVKANGTEIEIPVKDGKTSVTATVVDMAGNESESATGSIEVDTKLPDVKITEVTPIDTDSKADDKAEKVNVKGETDQPNTKVIVKDGDGNV
- a CDS encoding competence protein CoiA, whose protein sequence is MDEILTEIRRYNKLKMITDDEIIPYVEMTDFEIAKFSVDFKNLLKARVFYTIVLLGQKLWLKIQQRANEYDESLDTFKDVKQWEEYWMDKFYKLITKKNTGGYFYAAV